In Actinomycetota bacterium, the DNA window CCGAGCAGCCCTGCGATCACAGCCATGCCAAGCGACCCTAACCGCGGGACGAGAACCGACGTGGTCCGTTGACCGCCGCCTTGTGTTCACCGCGCCCGACTGCAAGCGTGGGGTCGTTCGTGACGACAAGGAACCCGCATGCCCTGGGATCTCACCATCGAACTCCCCAACCAACCGGGCACGCTGGCGGACGTGGCCGAACAGCTGGCCGCCGCGAACGTCAACATCGAAGGGGTCGCCGCCGTCCCGGTCGGTGCGCACTCCGAGGTGCACTTCCTCGTCGATGAACCAGGCGAGGCACGTCAGATCCTGGAGGAGTCCGGGATCCCGGTGATCCACGACCG includes these proteins:
- a CDS encoding ACT domain-containing protein produces the protein MPWDLTIELPNQPGTLADVAEQLAAANVNIEGVAAVPVGAHSEVHFLVDEPGEARQILEESGIPVIHDREVLVVECPDRPGELAARARALGNAGINIDILYIATRTRLVIGVVNVAEAAAALAEA